From the Diospyros lotus cultivar Yz01 chromosome 13, ASM1463336v1, whole genome shotgun sequence genome, one window contains:
- the LOC127787880 gene encoding probable small nuclear ribonucleoprotein G isoform X2, giving the protein MVVGTLRGFDQFMNLVVDNTVEVNGNDKNEIGMVVIRGNSVVTVEALEPVSRT; this is encoded by the exons ATGGTGGTAGGAACACTCCGTGGTTTTGATCAATTTATGAATCTTGTGGTTGACAATACTGTGGAGGTCAATGGCAACGATAAAAACGAAATAGGCATGGTG GTTATCAGAGGAAATAGTGTGGTTACTGTGGAAGCACTTGAACCAGTAAGCAGAACTTAG